A genomic region of Pseudomonadota bacterium contains the following coding sequences:
- a CDS encoding sialidase family protein, whose protein sequence is MTIPKTACKTLLLLPLSIALAVNTSAHAQEPQSVYREAPNDPPAKVRAQDDPAARTAARRIVGGPYVSVQVNVDANGMNIVGDAANEPSLTVSVTDPDNIAVGWRQFDSINSDFRQAGNGFSFDGGQTWTVPSVLTPGVFRSDPVLASLSDGRLLYQSLQETFAVETFTSTNGGVSYGPPIPSFGGDKNWLVVDATGGLGDGHAYGIWQRFFGCCGSNVLTRSIDSNDTWQFPVTVDLSPTFGTMAVGPDGTLYAAGIDGTFTQDLGQFVVSRSSDAQNPAVTPTFSGERVEMGGSMVLGVGPNPGGLLGQANVFVDRSDGDTRGHVYLLASVNPPGSDPLDVNIIRSTDGGENWSDPVRVNNDSGTGYQWMAAGDVALDGRIDVLWADTRNSGQENISEIFYAWSYDGGETWQGNEPITPAWDSFVGFPRQSKIGDYYQVVSGREDASAVYSATFNGEQDVYYVRLFPDCNDNGRSDVTDIDTGDSQDVDGSGVPDECEGIGGGFVLSEPSPGIAGQANDFAVSGASADRAVLYYIGAPAGTTPAIGTCAGELIELGNARLIGFARADAAGDAVLSREVPAGLSGRTLGLQAIELGNCTLSNELLFSFD, encoded by the coding sequence ATGACGATACCTAAGACAGCGTGCAAAACGCTGCTACTGCTGCCCTTGAGCATCGCACTCGCCGTCAACACCAGCGCCCACGCCCAGGAGCCCCAATCGGTCTACCGCGAAGCGCCCAACGACCCACCGGCCAAGGTGCGCGCGCAGGACGATCCCGCGGCTCGCACCGCGGCCCGCCGCATCGTCGGCGGCCCCTACGTTAGCGTGCAAGTTAACGTAGACGCTAACGGCATGAACATCGTGGGGGATGCGGCGAACGAGCCGTCGCTCACGGTGAGCGTCACAGACCCCGACAACATCGCCGTGGGTTGGCGTCAGTTCGACAGCATCAACTCGGACTTTCGACAGGCTGGCAACGGCTTCAGCTTCGATGGCGGACAGACCTGGACCGTGCCGAGCGTGCTGACGCCCGGCGTGTTTCGCTCCGATCCTGTCCTCGCAAGCTTGAGCGACGGTCGCCTGCTTTATCAAAGCCTGCAGGAGACCTTCGCCGTCGAGACCTTTACCTCGACCAACGGTGGCGTCTCCTACGGCCCGCCGATCCCGAGCTTCGGCGGCGACAAGAACTGGCTGGTCGTCGACGCCACGGGCGGCCTAGGCGATGGCCACGCCTACGGCATATGGCAGCGCTTCTTTGGCTGCTGTGGCAGCAACGTGCTGACCCGCTCCATCGACTCCAACGACACCTGGCAGTTCCCCGTGACCGTGGACCTGAGCCCCACCTTCGGCACCATGGCTGTGGGCCCGGACGGTACGCTGTACGCGGCGGGCATCGACGGTACCTTCACCCAGGACCTCGGCCAGTTTGTCGTCTCCCGCTCGAGCGATGCGCAGAACCCAGCGGTCACCCCCACCTTCAGCGGTGAGCGCGTGGAAATGGGCGGCTCGATGGTGCTAGGTGTTGGCCCCAACCCAGGCGGTTTGTTGGGTCAGGCCAACGTCTTCGTCGATCGTTCCGACGGAGACACCCGCGGCCACGTGTACCTCCTGGCCTCGGTGAACCCACCTGGGTCTGATCCTCTCGACGTCAACATCATCCGCAGCACCGACGGCGGCGAGAACTGGTCCGACCCCGTGCGCGTAAACAACGACAGCGGTACGGGCTACCAGTGGATGGCGGCGGGCGATGTGGCCCTCGACGGGCGCATCGACGTGCTCTGGGCGGACACGCGCAACAGCGGCCAGGAGAATATCTCCGAGATCTTCTACGCCTGGTCCTACGATGGCGGTGAAACCTGGCAGGGCAACGAGCCCATCACGCCGGCGTGGGATTCCTTCGTCGGCTTCCCGCGCCAGAGCAAGATCGGCGACTACTACCAGGTGGTCTCTGGCCGCGAGGATGCGAGCGCCGTTTACTCGGCCACCTTCAACGGCGAGCAGGATGTCTACTACGTGCGCCTGTTCCCGGACTGTAATGACAACGGCCGCTCGGACGTCACGGACATCGACACCGGTGACAGCCAAGACGTCGATGGCTCCGGCGTACCGGATGAGTGTGAGGGCATCGGCGGTGGCTTCGTGCTCAGCGAGCCGTCACCGGGCATCGCGGGCCAGGCGAACGACTTCGCCGTGAGTGGAGCCAGTGCGGATCGGGCGGTCCTGTACTACATCGGCGCGCCCGCCGGTACGACGCCGGCTATCGGCACCTGCGCCGGTGAGTTGATCGAGCTCGGCAACGCACGGCTGATCGGCTTCGCTCGAGCAGACGCTGCCGGCGATGCGGTGCTCAGCCGCGAGGTGCCGGCGGGGCTCAGCGGCCGTACGCTCGGGCTGCAGGCTATCGAACTCGGTAACTGCACCCTATCGAACGAGCTGCTGTTCAGCTTCGACTGA
- a CDS encoding ATP-binding protein, whose product MTTRAVPTGLLATLLLTAQGLAIGACYRWLDGAIVVLAIALVATLGTLSALALARRSPSPPPRGDDTFQLSAMPMFRATVAGEITQTNAALREFLRLSGHEADDFSTLNLAEPVAVSTRRLTRRNRAGGMRTKETVFTSDGEAKDVILYVRLAAPDVAEDRRVEGAAIDMTEFYSVKRAVRASRERFRRLYDETPVALLCADSNGIITDVNSFLLNRFDVERTAIVGQPLVSLITRDRRDHALQQIVLALDSGVRSTTDTECLVSVEHKFPARMYLNPRPARSSSGEALMVTLFDLTEIRQAETERDHVANRLRVAERLEAVGQLAFAVAHEVNTPSQYVIDNLEFLQEACDAMGKGLRAALPEGERDDDLQYYLDEYAPAIEQSLDGMRHIKKIVGAMSRLTDPVDPSDRAPTDLNELIENVAMLARGECPPTAELAVNLDQELQHTPCDPSAIHQALLNLLRNAAQAVADKGEGTIRISTRQGEQQAELVIEDTGCGIAPENLDRVINPFFTTRELGEGTGQGLSIAHRIVTEEHEGTLDLESEHGAWTRLTIRLPQSATREAA is encoded by the coding sequence ATGACGACCCGCGCCGTTCCAACCGGCCTCCTCGCGACCCTACTGCTGACCGCCCAGGGGCTGGCGATCGGCGCGTGTTACCGGTGGCTCGACGGCGCCATCGTCGTCCTCGCCATCGCCCTGGTCGCGACACTCGGGACCCTGAGCGCCCTTGCCCTCGCGCGCAGATCTCCCTCTCCTCCCCCTCGGGGCGACGACACCTTTCAGCTGAGCGCCATGCCCATGTTCCGCGCGACCGTGGCCGGGGAGATCACGCAAACCAACGCCGCACTTCGCGAATTCCTTAGGTTGAGCGGCCATGAGGCGGACGATTTCTCGACCCTGAACTTAGCCGAGCCTGTCGCGGTGAGCACGCGCCGACTCACGCGTCGCAATCGTGCCGGCGGCATGCGCACCAAGGAGACGGTCTTCACCAGCGACGGCGAGGCCAAGGATGTGATTCTCTACGTGCGCCTGGCCGCGCCCGACGTGGCCGAGGATCGGCGCGTGGAGGGCGCCGCCATCGACATGACCGAGTTCTACAGCGTCAAGCGCGCCGTCCGGGCCAGCCGCGAGCGCTTCCGACGACTCTACGACGAAACCCCCGTTGCGCTGCTCTGCGCGGACAGCAACGGCATCATTACCGACGTCAACAGCTTCCTGCTCAACCGCTTCGATGTGGAGCGCACCGCCATCGTAGGCCAGCCCCTCGTGTCGTTGATCACGCGCGATCGCCGGGACCACGCCCTGCAGCAGATCGTCCTCGCCCTGGACAGCGGCGTGCGCTCGACGACAGACACCGAGTGCTTGGTCAGCGTGGAGCATAAGTTTCCGGCGCGCATGTATCTCAACCCCCGCCCGGCGCGCAGCTCCTCCGGTGAGGCGCTGATGGTGACCCTGTTCGACCTCACGGAGATTCGCCAGGCCGAAACCGAGCGTGATCACGTCGCCAACCGGCTGCGCGTAGCCGAGCGCTTGGAGGCCGTCGGCCAGCTTGCGTTCGCCGTCGCCCACGAAGTGAACACGCCCTCCCAGTACGTGATCGACAATCTGGAGTTCCTGCAGGAGGCATGCGACGCCATGGGCAAGGGCCTGCGCGCCGCGCTGCCCGAAGGCGAGCGCGATGACGACCTGCAGTACTACCTAGACGAGTACGCCCCCGCGATCGAGCAATCGCTGGACGGCATGCGCCATATCAAGAAGATCGTCGGCGCCATGAGTCGGCTGACCGATCCCGTGGATCCGAGCGATCGCGCGCCCACCGACCTCAACGAGCTGATCGAGAACGTGGCGATGTTGGCCCGCGGTGAATGCCCTCCCACAGCAGAGCTTGCCGTCAACCTGGACCAGGAGCTGCAGCACACGCCCTGCGACCCCTCGGCGATCCACCAAGCGCTACTCAACCTCTTGCGCAACGCCGCCCAAGCGGTGGCGGATAAGGGTGAGGGCACGATCCGTATCAGCACTCGCCAGGGCGAGCAGCAGGCGGAGCTGGTGATCGAGGACACGGGCTGCGGTATCGCGCCGGAGAATCTGGATCGGGTGATCAACCCCTTCTTCACCACCCGCGAGCTGGGCGAGGGCACCGGACAGGGCCTGTCGATCGCCCATCGCATCGTGACCGAAGAGCACGAGGGCACGCTCGACCTCGAGAGCGAACACGGCGCGTGGACGCGCCTGACGATTCGCCTCCCCCAGAGCGCTACCCGCGAAGCCGCCTGA